The following are encoded together in the Desulfobotulus mexicanus genome:
- a CDS encoding substrate-binding periplasmic protein produces the protein MMIFSSRIPRTISLFILAIPLLYLPVSPAYNTAHAAEKKVVIANGDWAPYQGKDLPGGGPATQIAEEAFATQGFDVEFRYMPWARGLNLTQQAQTDATMLYSYNEERGKNFLYSDPIISLDTVVFYLKDKKLHWENPEDLKGMTLGAVLEYDYGFVREDSGYTLDRVASNVFNYRKLAAGRIDALLEERLVGLETARQEGLGDSITYHPKPIKSVPYHLIVSKENPRAEEIIQVFNKGLSQLKADGRLNQILQITP, from the coding sequence ATGATGATTTTTTCCTCTCGTATTCCCCGCACTATCTCTCTTTTTATCCTGGCTATCCCTCTCCTTTATTTGCCTGTAAGCCCAGCTTACAATACAGCCCATGCAGCTGAAAAGAAGGTGGTTATTGCCAATGGAGACTGGGCACCGTATCAAGGCAAGGATCTGCCCGGCGGCGGGCCTGCCACACAGATTGCAGAGGAGGCTTTTGCAACCCAGGGCTTTGATGTGGAATTCCGTTATATGCCCTGGGCCAGGGGCCTTAACCTTACCCAGCAGGCCCAGACCGATGCCACCATGCTCTACAGTTATAATGAGGAAAGGGGCAAAAATTTTCTTTACAGCGATCCCATAATCAGCCTTGATACGGTTGTCTTTTATCTGAAAGACAAAAAACTTCACTGGGAAAACCCCGAAGATCTGAAGGGCATGACCTTAGGCGCCGTACTGGAATACGATTATGGCTTTGTCCGTGAGGACAGCGGATACACCCTGGACAGGGTAGCATCCAATGTGTTCAACTACCGTAAGCTTGCTGCTGGCCGCATTGACGCCCTTCTGGAAGAAAGGCTGGTGGGACTTGAAACGGCGAGACAGGAAGGCCTTGGAGACAGCATCACCTACCACCCAAAACCCATCAAAAGTGTTCCCTATCACCTCATTGTTTCCAAAGAAAATCCCAGAGCAGAAGAAATTATTCAGGTATTCAACAAAGGGCTGAGCCAGTTGAAAGCCGATGGACGCCTGAATCAGATTCTGCAGATTACGCCTTAA
- a CDS encoding methyl-accepting chemotaxis protein, producing MKKMPSRNQPSSPKITTKESSMEKTSLRVPMQKQIFVRIVSTVLALTTLILMGMGFWQYQSAKSSLEQGLNVDADLALQRILLTLQDPLYNFDMAQAEAILRSEMQDLRLLAVALSDPANQRQLLILGRDSDKEVKKTEKLPETRRFQRESPITRGDDKLGNIHIILNPDFFQDSLREILINTIITIVILNILLLAVMAFTLRAMVFYPLDKMISAVRDLAEGEGDLTRRISEKSGNELSLAARWINVFIAQIHEIMGRIRDNGNKLTDSATSLLSISEKMARDSKTSAERATAVASATGQMSQSMGSVASAMEQAATNTSMVAAAAEEMTATIDEIAKNTEEARRTTQNAVHRSEGATEKMTELENIAGQIGKVTESITEISEQTNLLALNATIEAARAGEAGKGFAVVASEIKTLATQTTTATENIRNIIASAQAVIKQATGEVQEVSGAIQATSDIVTVIATAVEQQSAATREISGNVLQAAEGIQEVNENMAAMTGFVQSIRQDIESVDNISKEMNNISCDVNGKAREVSGMAGNLQGLIGRFVL from the coding sequence ATGAAAAAAATGCCATCCCGTAACCAGCCATCATCCCCGAAAATCACCACCAAGGAGTCTTCCATGGAAAAAACCTCTCTCCGCGTTCCCATGCAAAAACAAATCTTTGTACGCATTGTCAGCACCGTACTGGCTTTAACCACCCTTATTCTTATGGGCATGGGCTTCTGGCAGTACCAGAGTGCCAAATCCAGTCTGGAACAGGGTCTGAATGTGGATGCAGATCTTGCACTGCAACGCATCCTACTCACCCTGCAGGATCCCCTTTATAATTTTGACATGGCCCAGGCCGAAGCCATTCTTCGATCTGAAATGCAGGACCTGAGGCTTCTTGCCGTGGCCCTTTCCGATCCTGCCAACCAGAGGCAACTGCTGATTCTGGGACGGGATTCAGACAAAGAGGTCAAGAAAACAGAAAAACTGCCCGAAACCAGAAGGTTCCAGAGGGAAAGCCCCATAACCAGAGGTGATGATAAACTCGGTAATATCCATATTATACTGAACCCGGATTTTTTTCAGGACAGCCTCCGTGAAATCCTCATCAACACCATCATTACAATTGTCATTCTCAACATTCTTCTGCTTGCGGTCATGGCCTTCACCCTCAGAGCCATGGTCTTTTATCCCCTTGACAAAATGATTTCAGCTGTAAGGGATCTGGCCGAAGGCGAAGGGGATCTCACCCGGCGCATTTCAGAAAAAAGCGGCAATGAACTCAGCCTTGCCGCCCGCTGGATCAACGTATTCATTGCCCAGATCCATGAAATTATGGGACGTATCCGTGATAACGGCAACAAACTGACGGATTCGGCCACAAGCCTCCTTTCCATCTCCGAAAAAATGGCCAGAGATTCAAAAACTTCTGCGGAAAGGGCAACTGCCGTTGCCAGCGCTACAGGGCAGATGAGCCAGAGCATGGGCAGTGTGGCATCGGCCATGGAACAGGCTGCCACCAACACCTCCATGGTTGCAGCAGCAGCAGAAGAAATGACTGCCACCATAGATGAAATTGCCAAAAACACAGAAGAAGCCCGACGTACCACCCAGAACGCAGTACACCGATCCGAAGGCGCAACGGAAAAAATGACTGAACTGGAAAACATTGCAGGGCAGATCGGAAAAGTAACTGAATCAATTACAGAAATATCAGAGCAGACAAACCTTCTTGCCCTGAACGCCACCATAGAAGCGGCAAGGGCAGGAGAAGCTGGCAAAGGCTTTGCCGTTGTAGCCAGCGAAATCAAAACCCTTGCCACCCAGACCACCACAGCCACAGAAAACATACGCAACATTATTGCTTCCGCCCAGGCCGTCATAAAGCAGGCCACAGGTGAAGTGCAGGAGGTTTCCGGTGCCATTCAGGCCACCAGCGACATCGTGACTGTCATTGCCACGGCTGTGGAACAGCAGTCTGCAGCCACCCGGGAAATCTCCGGCAATGTCCTTCAGGCGGCTGAAGGAATTCAGGAAGTGAACGAAAACATGGCTGCAATGACAGGCTTTGTACAGAGCATACGTCAGGACATAGAAAGTGTGGACAATATCAGCAAAGAAATGAATAATATCAGTTGTGACGTGAACGGCAAGGCAAGGGAAGTCTCAGGCATGGCAGGAAACCTGCAAGGGCTTATCGGACGTTTTGTCCTGTAA
- a CDS encoding amidase: protein MFREYVDYDGIGLAELIRQGDISPQEVLFAALHRAETLNPEINAIIHTFRERAEKMALSSDGKGLFAGVPFLLKDLMDSFAGEPICMGSRAVREVPHDHSELVRRYLATGLIPFGKTSTPEFGLTITTEPKAFGPVHNPWKKGYSSGGSSGGSAAVVAAGIVPMASASDGGGSIRFPSACCGVFGFKPSRGLTPVGPDFGEPWEGAVAGHVITRSVRDSAAMLDAVSGPETGAAYRVSRLETSCFKACEKDPKPLRIAFSSRPMVPVKLDPEAMAGLESTVRLLQDLGHSVEEVSPAIDRRRFWKDYMTVVCGHTAAICHNVRKKGGLEAFKKLEPATRNMAALGRSLSAMDFVLAKEGWHLVQLEMGRFFEKWDVFLTPTLIGPPAAHGVIPPSALEEKLLVAGSFLPGSRFLLQSGLARHFAAPTLNRMGFTLCGNVTGLPGMSLPLHWTKEGLPLGMQFMGRMCGDATLFSLAAQIERAVPWSDRRPACG from the coding sequence ATGTTCAGGGAATATGTGGATTATGATGGTATCGGCCTCGCAGAATTGATCCGTCAGGGGGATATCTCTCCGCAGGAGGTTCTTTTTGCGGCACTGCATCGGGCTGAAACTCTGAATCCTGAGATCAATGCCATCATCCATACCTTTCGGGAACGGGCTGAGAAAATGGCCTTAAGCTCTGATGGCAAAGGGCTTTTTGCTGGAGTACCTTTTCTTCTTAAGGATCTCATGGACAGCTTTGCAGGGGAGCCCATCTGCATGGGCAGCAGGGCTGTACGTGAGGTGCCCCATGACCACAGTGAGCTGGTCAGGCGTTATCTTGCAACGGGACTCATCCCCTTTGGTAAAACCAGTACGCCGGAGTTCGGGCTGACCATTACCACAGAGCCTAAGGCTTTCGGGCCGGTGCATAATCCATGGAAAAAAGGATACAGTAGCGGTGGTTCCTCGGGTGGTTCCGCTGCTGTGGTGGCAGCGGGTATTGTACCCATGGCTTCGGCCAGTGACGGTGGAGGCTCCATTCGCTTTCCGTCGGCCTGCTGCGGTGTTTTCGGCTTCAAGCCCTCCCGGGGACTTACACCTGTGGGCCCGGATTTCGGAGAACCCTGGGAAGGGGCCGTTGCAGGGCATGTGATCACCCGATCCGTCCGGGACAGTGCGGCAATGCTGGATGCGGTTTCCGGCCCTGAAACCGGAGCTGCCTACAGGGTTTCCCGTCTGGAAACCTCCTGCTTCAAGGCCTGCGAAAAAGATCCAAAACCTCTGCGTATAGCCTTTTCTTCCCGTCCCATGGTGCCCGTAAAGCTTGATCCTGAGGCCATGGCGGGTCTTGAATCAACGGTACGTCTTTTGCAAGATCTTGGTCACAGCGTGGAAGAGGTATCTCCTGCCATCGACCGTCGCCGTTTCTGGAAGGATTATATGACCGTGGTTTGCGGTCATACGGCGGCCATCTGCCATAATGTGCGGAAAAAGGGCGGGCTGGAAGCTTTTAAAAAACTGGAGCCTGCCACAAGAAACATGGCGGCCCTTGGAAGAAGCCTTTCCGCCATGGATTTTGTACTGGCCAAGGAAGGGTGGCATCTGGTTCAGCTGGAAATGGGGCGTTTTTTTGAAAAGTGGGATGTGTTTTTAACGCCCACACTCATTGGTCCCCCTGCTGCCCATGGTGTGATTCCGCCCTCTGCCCTTGAGGAAAAACTTCTGGTGGCGGGATCTTTTCTTCCGGGAAGTCGTTTTCTGTTGCAGAGTGGTCTGGCAAGGCATTTTGCCGCTCCAACTCTGAACCGCATGGGTTTTACCCTCTGCGGAAATGTAACTGGGTTGCCGGGGATGTCTCTGCCCTTGCACTGGACAAAGGAAGGTTTGCCTCTGGGTATGCAGTTTATGGGAAGGATGTGTGGGGATGCCACCCTTTTTTCTCTGGCTGCCCAGATTGAACGGGCTGTTCCATGGTCGGACAGACGGCCTGCGTGTGGATAA
- a CDS encoding transporter substrate-binding domain-containing protein, translating to MEKKRSAILLAQGIALAFLLIAGAGFWFYMSMDPDLAKALDKNSRTLVIANGEWAPYQGASLAEGGPMSRIVAAAFERQGWTVEYVYLPWAQGLSMTEKVKTDATMLYSYNDERGKKFYYSDPVLELDTVVFYNMNKPVRWERPEDLKGLSLGGVEKYDYGFVREDDGYSIRRSSSSEINHRRLAEGRLDGAMDEVLVGMKILREENLRHRISFFPTPIKRTNYHMIISKDHPRAAEILQVFNLGLARIKEDGTFTALLEYK from the coding sequence ATGGAAAAAAAACGTTCTGCCATTCTTCTTGCACAGGGAATTGCCCTGGCTTTTCTTCTGATTGCCGGAGCCGGTTTCTGGTTTTACATGTCCATGGACCCTGATCTTGCCAAAGCACTGGATAAAAATTCCAGAACCCTTGTCATTGCCAATGGTGAGTGGGCTCCCTATCAGGGCGCTTCCCTGGCCGAAGGTGGCCCCATGAGCCGCATCGTGGCAGCGGCCTTTGAGCGGCAGGGCTGGACAGTGGAATACGTGTACCTCCCATGGGCTCAGGGTCTTTCCATGACGGAAAAGGTAAAAACCGACGCCACCATGCTCTACAGCTATAATGATGAAAGGGGAAAAAAATTTTATTACAGTGATCCTGTGCTGGAACTGGACACGGTGGTTTTCTATAATATGAACAAACCTGTCCGGTGGGAAAGACCTGAAGACCTGAAAGGACTTAGCCTGGGAGGCGTAGAAAAATACGATTACGGTTTTGTAAGGGAAGATGATGGATACAGTATCCGCCGAAGCAGCAGCTCTGAAATCAACCACAGAAGACTGGCGGAGGGACGACTGGACGGTGCCATGGATGAGGTGCTGGTGGGTATGAAAATCCTAAGGGAAGAAAACCTTCGGCACAGAATTTCTTTCTTCCCCACCCCCATCAAAAGAACCAATTATCACATGATCATATCCAAAGACCACCCAAGGGCCGCTGAAATCCTGCAGGTCTTCAACCTCGGCCTTGCCCGCATCAAAGAAGACGGCACCTTCACCGCTCTGCTGGAATACAAGTGA